One region of Drosophila subobscura isolate 14011-0131.10 chromosome J, UCBerk_Dsub_1.0, whole genome shotgun sequence genomic DNA includes:
- the LOC117895450 gene encoding uncharacterized protein LOC117895450 isoform X3 — MANWLLGLWLALLVVNGHEANAYHSGGYRTTGSDQSEQAGLSAGHSTHGNIQEQPIYERPAGGGSGAGGACPPQFSGVVPYPYDCHRYVNCHNGSPTIQTCAPGTLFNARALVCDHPSNVACAAPAAAQPNRSARLREVDAEPRCTPGVIGLQPHPTDCTKFLNCANGQAFVQDCGPGTAFSPAALICVHKSTVDCGAGATGQDNRQSKSYTTAGQDAWGNPYVARTTTTTRVIGDGNRWRDMNMQRPAGIGFQHSPQYHANQAQGWSGQGSSYDHRSPTQSVLYVEGSLQPNRNYPTSKTPLAPSTPLAPMAPSTPGQVVYAVPVQEPPAPAPLPSRHNYSPRVENSRWQPIPPKQKPNQSMPPLAPLAGQQPLDLDYTPDDRPTYNPYQPSGRELHSRAHLAGQQPIDLDYDPQEPQSYPRAPSRGLLPPKQDNDQLPSESHQIDTRFNPSAPRQSPQPTPSSQLPATPSDESNLYGGLLPPKPSPLTTTTKKPSMLHVYPIYPRIVNASVPQTSSGSGSQPHYSPSYAGIAHSRNASWAKGSSATTSTTTARPDDFSIEEDNDYEEDIDYEAIDRPRPYWLPETTTAARSGYAPPPFNHKFYSPPQSPASQAPATPQSVSQRSTTPDPVSQLAISEALKLMLRPYFNHSGNAQERQAKQAELALVSVISKPPTSTSTTTTTTTPNPIRLATTTPNPDDDAELIKAGEQESLDLTDDSDSDFADAGETAHTEQTLDPTTYRSQTDYQRSTRRAAIETTTINWHASGHSRDFHRRHPNLLEPHSLHQKHNHNHLPPHSPHQHRHHEHSPDFHRRHPEMPNPFANKETPSEWEAPEEPQQPQEENSWELLSNPNAESATPKIGVRSSFNDSCEFDCQNGNCVTLDSVCDGFNNCGNRKDESNCQHLGYEVRLTGGEKPHMGRISVKINGKWGYVCDDKFGLRDADVVCRELGYKLGAQEVRGSSFYAPEDQNFNYAMDEVECQGNETKLKDCDFKGWGVHNCGVDEVAGVACKVPVMKCPNNYWLCQTSKECLPPAFVCDHTADCADKSDESPAICQAPVEFRLEGGRSSNEGRLEVKYHGVWGSVCDDDFNLKAAQVACNSLGYYGPAKLENKIFGHGNGPIWLDQVMCLGNESSIDKCSHWNWGDHNCNHTEDVALHCSAGPPPRSASRLKALKQSGAEKSAALTYSDIGLWERSSRAMRSPRRCGIFKDDLSDEYAHSGERVIKGKTARRGRHPWQATIRTRGRGGISSHWCGAVVISKRHLLTAAHCLYGNAKDAYFVRVGDHYANIAESSEVDTFIEKWYTHEKFRDGTHMNNDIAVVVLKRPLKFSDYVQPICLPDKNAVLQANRNCTISGWGSIKSGVSTPAQVLRSAELPILPDATCKQSKVYGAAMSEGMFCAGSMDESVDACEGDSGGPLVCSDDDGETLYGLISWGQHCGYMNRPGVYVRVNHYIDWIYEKINESLLRF; from the exons ATGGCCAATTGGCTTTTGGGCCTTTGGCTGGCGCTCCTCGTGGTGAAT GGGCATGAGGCGAATGCTTATCATTCTGGCGGCTACCGGACGACAGGCAGCGATCAGTCGGAACAGGCCGGGTTATCGGCAGGCCACTCAACGCACGGGAACATTCAAGAGCAGCCCATCTACGAACGACCAGCGGGAGGAGGATcgggagcaggaggagcatgtCCGCCGCAGTTCTCCGGGGTGGTGCCCTATCCCTATGACTGCCATCGCTATGTAAACTGTCACAATGGCAGTCCCACCATTCAAACCTGTGCACCCGGCACACTGTTCAATGCCCGAGCTCTGGTGTGCGATCATCCCAGCAATGTGGCATgtgcagcgccagcggcagctcaaCCAAATCGATCGGCGCGCCTGAGGGAAGTGGATGCAGAGCCGAGGTGTACGCCTGGCGTGATTGGCTTGCAGCCACATCCCACGGATTGCACAAAGTTCCTCAACTGCGCCAATGGACAGGCCTTTGTGCAGGACTGCGGACCGGGCACGGCATTCAGTCCAGCCGCCCTCATTTGTGTCCACAAGAGCACCGTCGACTGTGGCGCAGGAGCAACCGGACAAG ACAATCGACAGTCCAAGTCTTACACGACAGCTGGGCAGGATGCGTGGGGAAATCCTTATGTGGCGAGGACAACGACCACAACGAGAGTCATTGGCGATGGCAATCGCTGGAGGGACATGAATATGCAGCGTCCTGCGGGCATTGGCTTCCAGCACAGTCCTCAGTATCATGCGAATCAAGCGCAGGGCTGGTCCGGCCAGGGCAGCTCCTACGATCATCGTTCACCCACTCAGAGTGTGCTCTATGTGGAGGGATCGCTACAGCCCAACCGTAATTATCCTACATCTAAGACTCCACTGGCGCCCAGCACGCCTCTGGCACCCATGGCGCCCAGCACCCCTGGCCAGGTGGTCTACGCCGTGCCCGTTCAGgaacctcctgctcctgcacccCTTCCGTCGCGCCACAACTACAGCCCCAGAGTGGAGAACAGCAGATGGCAGCCCATTCCCccaaagcaaaaacccaaCCAATCAATGCCTCCACTTGCTCCACTCGCTGGACAACAGCCCCTAGACCTTGACTACACGCCGGACGATCGCCCGACCTACAATCCGTACCAGCCTAGTGGCAGGGAACTCCATTCCAGGGCACACTTAGCAGGACAACAACCAATCGACTTGGACTACGATCCCCAAGAGCCACAGAGCTATCCGCGTGCACCCAGTCGGGGTTTGCTGCCACCCAAACAGGACAACGATCAGCTGCCAAGCGAATCGCATCAGATAGACACACGTTTCAATCCAAGTGCCCCACGGCAGAGCCCTCAACCCACTCCCAGCAGCCAACTTCCGGCAACTCCTTCCGATGAATCGAATCTCTATGGTGGCTTGCTGCCGCCCAAACCCAGTCCGCTGACCACAACAACGAAGAAACCCTCCATGCTGCACGTGTATCCCATTTATCCGCGCATTGTTAATGCCTCCGTGCCTCAGactagcagtggcagtggcagtcagcCGCATTATAGTCCCTCCTATGCGGGCATTGCCCATTCGCGTAATGCCTCCTGGGCCAAGGGGTCCTCAGCGACAACCAGCACGACGACAGCACGACCTGACGATTTCAGCATTGAAGAGGATAACGATTATGAAGAGGACATTGATTATGAGGCAATCGATCGACCAAGGCCTTATTGGCTACCAGAGACGACCACAGCCGCGAGAAGTGGCTATGCGCCGCCTCCCTTTAACCACAAGTTTTACAGTCCCCCCCAGAGTCCTGCCTCCCAGGCACCCGCAACGCCTCAATCAGTCTCCCAGCGTTCCACAACGCCTGATCCTGTGTCCCAGCTGGCCATTAGTGAGGCGCTTAAGCTGATGCTGCGTCCCTACTTCAATCACAGTGGCAATGCTCAGGAGCGCCAGGCAAAGCAGGCGGAATTGGCTTTAGTTTCTGTGATAAGCAAACCCCCAACGAGTACTAGCaccacgacaacgacgacaactcCAAACCCTATTAGATTAGCGACAACAACACCCAATCCGGACGATGACGCTGAACTGATTAAAGCCGGGGAACAGGAGAGCTTGGACCTAACTgacgactctgactctgattTTGCAGATGCTGGGGAAACGGCCCATACCGAGCAGACCTTAGATCCCACCACGTACCGATCACAGACCGACTACCAACGGAGCACACGCCGTGCGGCAATCGAGACAACGACAATCAATTGGCACGCGTCCGGTCACAGTCGTGACTTTCACAGACGTCATCCAAATCTACTCGAACCGCACTCGCTGCACCAaaaacacaaccacaaccatCTGCCCCCTCACTCCCCACATCAACACAGACACCACGAGCATAGTCCCGACTTTCATCGTCGTCACCCAGAGATGCCCAATCCTTTTGCCAATAAAGAAACTCCAAGCGAATGGGAAGCGCCCGaagagccgcagcagccgcaggaggaGAACAGCTGGGAGCTGCTGTCCAATCCGAATGCCGAGTCAGCCACACCCAAGATCGGCGTGCGAAGCTCCTTCAATGACAGCTGCGAGTTCGATTGTCAGAATGGAAACTGCGTGACGCTGGACTCGGTCTGCGATGGCTTCAATAACTGCGGCAATCGCAAGGATGAGAGCAACTGCCAGCACTTGGGCTACGAGGTGCGTCTGACCGGCGGCGAGAAGCCGCACATGGGTCGCATATCTGTCAAAA TCAATGGCAAGTGGGGCTATGTCTGCGACGACAAATTCGGCTTGCGGGATGCCGATGTGGTGTGCCGCGAGCTGGGCTACAAATTGGGCGCCCAAGAGGTgcgtggcagctccttttaTGCTCCAGAAGATCAAAACTTCAACTATGCCATGGACGAGGTGGAGTGCCAGGGCAACGAGACGAAGCTCAAGGATTGCGACTTCAAGGGCTGGGGCGTACACAACTGCGGCGTCGATGAGGTGGCCGGCGTGGCCTGCAAGGTGCCCGTGATGAAGTGCCCGAACAACTATTGGCTCTGTCAGACCTCCAAGGAATGCTTACCGCCTGCTTTCGTCTGCGATCACACAGCGGACTGTGCGGATAAGTCGGATGAAAGTCCAGCCATCTGTCAG GCTCCTGTAGAGTTTCGCTTGGAGGGTGGACGCAGCTCGAATGAGGGACGACTGGAGGTCAAATATCATGGCGTGTGGGGCAGCGTGTGCGATGATGACTTTAACTTGAAGGCCGCCCAAGTGGCATGCAATTCCCTCGGCTACTATGGACCAGCG AAACTGGAGAATAAAATCTTTGGCCATGGCAACGGACCCATTTGGCTGGATCAGGTCATGTGCCTGGGCAATGAGAGCAGCATCGACAAGTGCAGCCACTGGAACTGGGGCGATCACAACTGCAATCACACCGAGGATGTGGCGCTGCATTGCTCGGCCGGACCGCCGCCGCGTTCTGCCAGTCGCCTCAAGGCGCTGAAGCAGTCGGGGGCAGAGAAGAGCGCCGCCCTCACCTACTCCGACATTGGGCTGTGGGAGCGTTCCAGCCGTGCCATGCGCTCGCCTCGTCGCTGCGGCATCTTCAAGGACGATCTGTCGGATGAGTATGCCCACAGCGGGGAGCGTGTGATCAAAGGGAAGACAGCGCGTCGCGGTCGTCATCCCTGGCAGGCCACCATTCGCACACGCGGACGTGGCGGCATCTCCAGTCACTGGTGCGGCGCTGTGGTGATCTCCAAGCGTCATCTACTCACCGCCGCCCACTGTCTCTATGGCAATGCGAAGGATGCGTACTTTGTGCGCGTGGGAGATCATTATGCGAACATTGCCGAGTCCTCCGAGGTGGACACCTTCATTGAGAAGTGGTACACCCATGAGAAATTCCGCGACGGCACACACATGAACAACGACATTGCTGTGGTGGTGCTCAAGCGGCCCCTCAAGTTCAGCGATTATGTTCAGCCCATCTGTCTGCCGGACAAGAATGCGGTGCTCCAAGCCAATCGAAACTGCACCATTTCCGGCTGGGGTTCCATAAAATCGGGTGTGTCCA CTCCTGCTCAGGTGCTAAGATCTGCGGAGCTGCCCATACTGCCGGATGCAACCTGCAAGCAATCGAAAGTGTATGGCGCCGCCATGTCCGAAG GCATGTTCTGTGCTGGTTCCATGGATGAGAGCGTAGATGCCTGCGAGGGCGACTCTGGCGGTCCGCTTGTTTGCTCTGATGATG ATGGCGAAACCCTGTATGGCTTGATATCGTGGGGACAGCACTGTGGCTACATGAACCGACCGGGTGTCTATGTGCGCGTGAATCATTACATCGATTGGATCTACGAGAAGATCAATGAGAGCTTGTTGCGCTTCTAA